Proteins from one Malaya genurostris strain Urasoe2022 chromosome 2, Malgen_1.1, whole genome shotgun sequence genomic window:
- the LOC131429499 gene encoding trifunctional purine biosynthetic protein adenosine-3, translating into MNPMLKNVLVIGGGGREHALCWKLTQSAKVANVFALPGSPGIEQLEKVTLVSDINVKDFDAIVSWCKNNSIHLVVVGPEDPLAEGLGDILRQGGIKCFGPGKKGAQIEADKNWSKDFMHRHGIPTARYSSFSNADKAKAFIRSASYEALVVKASGLAAGKGVIVANDKDQACSAVEEILGDRKFGSAGDVVVVEEKLSGEEISVLAFVDSNTVRVMLPAQDHKRLRNEDLGPNTGGMGAYCPCPIIKAHELEIVTREVLQRAVDGLRKEGIKYNGVLYAGMMLTPNGPKTLEFNCRFGDPETQVILPLLESDLFEVMEATCDDRLDGIKLKFREVVSAVGVVMASKGYPETSTKGCVIKGLDTIAKRPDHMVFHSGIGRNTEGEFVTNGGRVLINVVLHSNLQTAAALATAACSDVQFAGSQHRTDIAQKALKHVSLSYKASGVDIDAGDALVQRIKPLARGTKRTGVLGGLGGFGGLFRLNEVTYENHLGKRVRYQDPVLVQGTDGVGTKLKIAEAMNCWDTIGIDLVAMCVNDVLCEGAEPLAFLDYIACGKLDVPTAALIVKGISEGCRESKCALLGGETAEMPTMYEAGKYDLAGYCVGVAEHHALLSRIPDIREGDLVIGIPSSGVHSNGFSLVNKILESNGLKLTDVAPFSENGYTFGREFLTPTRLYVDSVLPLLRKGNVKALAHITGGGLTENIPRVLPSGLGVELDSNNFEILPVFGWLAANGNVPSSEMLRTFNCGIGMVLLVPADDDKWKSLEPFGGTKIGHVVRRETSTSPQVKVENFSEAIAKASEPYRANDQKGSISYKDSGVDIVAGEDLVMKIKSMAKATVRNGCLKGLGSFGGLFRLKDVSSFKDPVLVMGTDGVGTKLRIAQKINNHGTIGIDLVAMCVNDILCNGADPLSFLDYYACGKLNIPVAAEVISGISKGCLQSNSALLGGETAEMPGMYEEGSYDLAGFTLGVVEYDQMLPNTSAIMEDDLVIGIPSSGVHSNGYSLVHKILDYAAVTYNDIAPFSATGKSFGEELLTPTRIYVKEILPLFKHNVIKALAHITGGGLSENIPRILPQGIGVKLDSRNFHIPPIFGWLSKTGNVSEREMLRTFNCGVGMTLIVAPKHVQFVLENLQGSGATLIGKVITCTSTEERVKVANFAASLRTSQITCCLSKKRIAVLISGSGSNLQALIEATRNSAFGIRGEIVYVISNKSGVFGLERAEKAGIKSKVILHRNFPTREQFDDAMSEELAKQNIDLVCLAGFMRILSEAFVRKWKGRLINIHPALLPKHKGIHAQRQALEAGDSESGCTVHFVDEGVDTGAIILQEIVPILKNDTEATLTERIHRAEHVAFPKALRLIANGLVSLGQDSKTVWH; encoded by the exons ATGAATCCTATGTTGAAGAATGTTCTGGTTATTGGAGGTGGAGGCCGCGAACATGCCTTATGTTGGAAGTTAACACAAAGTGCAAAAGTAGCAAATGTCTTTGCACTTCCAGGTAGTCCCGGAATTGAACAGTTGGAGAAAGTAACACTGGTCAGCGATATCAACGTGAAAGATTTCGAT GCCATAGTATCTTGGTGTAAAAACAACTCAATACATTTAGTAGTAGTGGGACCTGAAGATCCTCTCGCTGAAGGTCTCGGGGATATTCTGCGACAAGGAGGGATTAAATGTTTTGGTCCTGGTAAAAAAGGTGCTCAAATTGAGGCGGATAAAAATTGGTCCAAAGACTTCATGCATCGCCATGGAATCCCGACTGCTCGCTATTCGTCCTTTTCCAATGCAGATAAGGCAAAGGCATTTATTCGAAG TGCATCGTATGAAGCCTTGGTCGTAAAAGCCAGTGGTCTAGCTGCCGGAAAGGGTGTAATCGTGGCCAACGACAAGGACCAGGCATGTTCTGCAGTAGAGGAAATCCTGGGCGATCGTAAGTTCGGTTCTGCTGGTGACGTTGTAGTAGTCGAGGAGAAACTTTCTGGTGAAGAAATTTCCGTACTGGCATTCGTAGATTCGAATACCGTGCGTGTGATGCTGCCTGCCCAGGATCATAAGCGACTGCGGAATGAGGACCTTGGCCCTAACACCGGTGGAATGGGTGCATACTGCCCCTGTCCGATTATTAAAGCACATGAACTGGAAATTGTTACACGCGAAGTTTTGCAACGAGCTGTAGATGGATTGCGCAAGGAAGGCATCAAGTATAATG GAGTGCTGTATGCCGGAATGATGCTTACTCCTAATGGACCAAAAACATTGGAATTCAACTGTCGTTTCGGTGACCCGGAAACTCAGGTCATTTTACCTTTGCTGGAAAGCGACCTCTTTGAAGTTATGGAGGCAACGTGTGACGATCGTTTGGATGGGATCAAATTGAAATTTCGCGAAGTAGTCAGTGCTGTCGGAGTTGTAATGGCCAGCAAAGGTTATCCGGAAACTTCTACTAAAGGATGTGTTATAAAGG GTCTCGACACAATTGCCAAACGTCCGGACCACATGGTTTTCCACAGTGGAATAGGCAGAAACACCGAAGGCGAATTCGTTACTAATGGAGGTCGTGTGCTGATCAACGTTGTCTTGCATTCCAATCTACAAACGGCAGCTGCTTTGGCGACAGCAGCCTGTTCCGATGTACAATTTGCTGGATCGCAGCATCGAACCGACATCGCCCAGAAGGCATTAAAAca CGTGAGTCTATCCTACAAAGCTAGCGGAGTAGATATAGATGCTGGAGATGCACTGGTGCAGCGAATTAAACCACTTGCCAGAGGTACCAAACGGACAGGAGTTTTGGGAGGTCTTGGTGGATTCGGAGGACTTTTTCGTTTGAATGAG GTAACCTACGAAAATCATTTAGGAAAGCGTGTTCGCTATCAGGATCCGGTACTAGTACAGGGAACGGATGGTGTCGGGACTAAGCTGAAAATTGCCGAAGCAATGAACTGTTGGGACACAATTGGGATCGATCTGGTAGCGATGTGTGTGAACGACGTATTGTGCGAAGGAGCAGAACCGTTGGCATTCTTGGATTACATTGCTTGTGGTAAATTAGACGTTCCAACGGCTGCGCTGATAGTCAAGGGGATCTCAGAAGGTTGTCGAGAGTCGAAATGTGCCTTGTTAGGTGGAGAAACGGCTGAAATGCCCACGATGTATGAAGCAGGCAAGTACGATTTGGCTGGTTATTGTGTAGGAGTCGCAGAACATCATGCACTACTATCTAGAATTCCGGACATACGGGAAGGTGATCTTGTTATTGGAATACCATCTAGTGGAGTTCATAGCAATGGTTTTAGTCTGGTGAATAAAATTTTAGAATCAAATGGGCTTAAGCTCACCGATGTAGCTCCATTTAGCGAGAACGGATATACGTTTGGGCGAGAGTTCTTGACCCCTACACGACTGTATGTAGATTCTGTGCTTCCCTTGCTACGGAAGGGCAATGTAAAAGCACTAGCGCATATAACGGGAGGAGGATTAACAGAAAATATTCCCAGAGTTCTTCCCAGTGGTCTTGGGGTCGAATTGGATTCgaacaattttgaaattttgcctgTGTTCGGTTGGTTAGCGGCAAACGGAAATGTTCCTAGTTCAGAAATGTTAAGGACATTCAATTGCGGCATTGGAATGGTATTATTGGTACCTGCCGATGATGATAAATGGAAATCATTGGAACCATTTGGAGGTACTAAAATTGGCCATGTCGTGCGTCGTGAAACATCAACCTCCCCGCAAGTAAAagtagaaaacttcagtgaaGCTATTGCCAAAGCATCCGAGCCGTATCGAGCGAACGACCAGAAGGGCTCTATTTCGTACAAAGACAGTGGAGTAGACATTGTTGCCGGAGAAGATTTGGTAATGAAAATTAAATCAATGGCTAAGGCAACCGTTAGAAATGGTTGCCTCAAAGGGTTAGGCAGTTTCGGTGGTCTATTTCGCTTGAAGGACGTCAGTAGTTTCAAAGATCCAGTACTAGTCATGGGTACTGATGGTGTCGGAACGAAGTTGAGAATAGCCCAGAAAATCAACAATCATGGAACAATTGGTATTGATCTTGTGGCAATGTGTGTCAATGATATCCTTTGTAATGGAGCTGATCCGTTAAGTTTCTTAGATTATTATGCGTGCGGTAAACTAAACATTCCAGTTGCAGCGGAAGTGATTTCCGGTATTTCTAAAGGGTGCTTGCAGAGCAACAGTGCTTTGTTGGGTGGTGAAACAGCTGAAATGCCAGGAATGTATGAAGAAGGAAGTTACGATTTAGCTGGATTTACGCTTGGTGTTGTAGAATACGATCAGATGCTGCCTAATACGAGTGCCATAATGGAAGACGACCTAGTAATCGGCATTCCATCATCCGGTGTACATAGTAATGGCTATAGTTTAGTCCACAAAATCTTGGACTATGCCGCGGTCACATACAATGACATAGCACCTTTCAGTGCCACAGGAAAATCGTTTGGAGAGGAACTGCTTACCCCAACCAGAATTTATGTTAAAGAAATTCTGCCATTGTTCAAGCATAACGTGATAAAAGCCTTGGCTCATATAACTGGTGGTGGTCTTTCCGAGAACATTCCAAGAATTCTTCCTCAAGGTATTGGAGTAAAACTCGATTCAAGGAACTTTCATATACCGCCAATTTTCGGCTGGCTATCTAAAACTGGAAACGTATCGGAACGGGAGATGCTAAGGACATTTAATTGCGGTGTGGGTATGACTCTAATTGTTGCGCCGAAACATGTTCAATTTGTACTGGAAAACCTACAAGGTTCAGGAGCGACATTGATTGGTAAAGTGATTACATGCACTTCCACTGAAGAAAGAGTTAAAGTTGCTAATTTTGCCGCGTCATTGAGGACATCGCAGATAACCTGCTGTTTGTCGAAGAAACGCATTGCCGTACTGATTTCAGGGTCCGGAAGTAACCTTCAAGCATTGATCGAAGCTACCAGAAATTCCGCGTTCGGAATTCGAGGCGAAATCGTGtatgttatttcaaacaagagtGGAGTTTTTGGTTTGGAACGAGCTGAGAAGGCAGGTATTAAATCAAAGGTGATACTTCATAGAAACTTTCCCACCAGAGAACAATTTGACGATGCCATGTCCGAAGAGCTCGCAAAGCAGAATATCGATCTGGTTTGCCTAGCCGGCTTTATGAGAATTCTGTCGGAAGCGTTCGTTAGAAAATGGAAAGGTCGTTTGATAAATATTCACCCTGCGCTGCTACCAAAGCACAAAGGAATTCACGCACAACGGCAGGCATTGGAGGCAGGAGATTCAGAGTCTGGTTGCACGGTGCATTTCGTGGACGAAGGTGTCGACACAGGTGCTATCATTCTGCAAGAAATAGTACCCATACTGAAGAACGACACGGAGGCGACACTGACGGAGAGAATTCACCGTGCTGAGCATGTGGCATTTCCAAAAGCTTTGCGATTGATTGCTAATGGCTTGGTCAGTCTTGGGCAGGACAGTAAAACGGTGTGGCATTGA